A DNA window from Streptosporangiales bacterium contains the following coding sequences:
- a CDS encoding TIGR03560 family F420-dependent LLM class oxidoreductase: MRLSISVTNFSWRDGDLGTRLAQIAQAADRGGIDAVWVADHLLQADPYGARPGETEMLEAYTALGFLAGVTERVQLGTMVTGVTFRPPALLVKAVTTLDVLSKGRAVLGIGAGYEADEAAAMGLHMPPIPERFDRLEETLRIAKQMWAGDESPFEGTHYTLTAPVGSPAPVSRPHPPILVGGTGERRTLPLVARYADACHVFDIPDGGATVRHKLGVLAKLCDEIGRPYDEIEKTIATRLAEGESAEAFVARCESFVDLGIDHVSLVTTGPWTDESVATLVAAAPGIARLGR, encoded by the coding sequence ATGCGACTCAGTATCAGCGTCACCAACTTCTCGTGGCGAGACGGTGACCTCGGCACGCGCCTCGCGCAGATCGCCCAGGCCGCCGACAGAGGCGGGATCGACGCCGTCTGGGTCGCCGACCACCTGCTCCAGGCCGACCCGTACGGCGCGCGGCCGGGAGAGACCGAGATGCTTGAGGCGTACACCGCCCTCGGGTTCCTCGCCGGGGTCACCGAGCGGGTGCAGCTCGGCACGATGGTGACCGGCGTGACGTTCCGGCCGCCGGCGCTGCTGGTCAAGGCCGTCACCACGCTCGACGTACTGTCGAAGGGCCGCGCGGTGCTCGGCATCGGCGCCGGCTACGAGGCCGACGAGGCGGCCGCGATGGGGCTGCACATGCCGCCGATCCCGGAGCGGTTCGACCGGCTGGAGGAGACGCTGCGGATCGCCAAGCAGATGTGGGCGGGCGACGAGTCTCCGTTCGAGGGCACGCACTACACGCTCACCGCCCCGGTCGGCAGCCCGGCGCCGGTCTCCCGCCCGCACCCGCCGATCCTCGTCGGCGGCACGGGGGAGCGCCGCACGCTGCCGCTGGTCGCGAGGTACGCGGACGCGTGCCACGTGTTCGACATCCCTGACGGCGGCGCGACCGTGCGGCACAAGCTCGGCGTGCTCGCCAAGCTCTGCGACGAGATCGGGCGGCCGTACGACGAGATCGAGAAGACGATCGCCACCCGCCTCGCGGAAGGCGAGTCCGCCGAGGCGTTCGTCGCCCGGTGCGAGAGCTTCGTCGACCTCGGCATCGACCACGTGTCCCTC